One segment of Trachemys scripta elegans isolate TJP31775 chromosome 1, CAS_Tse_1.0, whole genome shotgun sequence DNA contains the following:
- the AAMDC gene encoding mth938 domain-containing protein, which yields MSSPEIASLSWGQMKVKGCSTTYKDCKVWPGGSRTWDWRETGTNHSPGVQPADLEEVVKKGVKTLVIGRGMSEALQVPASTVDYLKKNGIDVLVLQTEKAVKEYNTLVAQGVKVGGIFHSTC from the exons ATGTCTTCCCCTGAAATCGCTTCCCTTTCATGGGGTCAGATGAAGGTGAAAGGTTGTTCTACAACTTATAAGGACTGCAAAGTGTGGCCAGGAGGGAGCCGAACCTGGGATTGGAGAGAAACAGGGACAAAT CATTCTCCAGGTGTGCAGCCAGCTGATCTTGAAGAAGTTGTCAAGAAGGGAGTTAAAACCTTAGTGATCGGTCGTGGCATGAGCGAGGCCTTGCAG GTACCAGCATCTACTGTGGACTATCTCAAGAAAAATGGGATTGATGTGCTAGTCCTGCAAACAGAGAAGGCTGTGAAGGAGTACAATACACTGGTTGCTCAAGGTGTCAAAGTGGGAGGCATCTTCCATTCAACATGCTAA